One Streptomyces sp. NBC_00223 genomic window carries:
- a CDS encoding ABC transporter ATP-binding protein — translation MSSSETSEITDHTAPAPAGTTRAGTIRLDQVTHQYAQGSETVTAVGPVDLDVPAGEFLVLVGASGCGKSTLLRLIAGFEQPTHGSVQVSGTAPLPGRAAGMVFQQPRLFPWRTVKGNIDLALRYAGVDRDEWPRRRADLLARVGLEGTEKRRVWEISGGQQQRVAIARALAADHPLLLLDEPFAALDALTRERLQEDVRQVTAQAGRTTVFVTHSADEAVFLGSRIVVLTKGPGTVALDLPIALPRGDIDAEGLRDSDDFADLRARVAHTVKAAAA, via the coding sequence ATGTCCTCAAGTGAGACCAGTGAGATCACCGATCACACGGCCCCCGCACCGGCCGGCACCACGCGCGCCGGAACCATCCGGCTCGACCAGGTCACCCATCAGTACGCCCAGGGAAGCGAGACGGTCACGGCGGTGGGCCCGGTCGATCTGGACGTGCCCGCCGGCGAGTTCCTGGTGCTCGTGGGCGCCTCCGGCTGCGGCAAGAGCACACTGCTGCGGCTGATCGCCGGATTCGAGCAGCCCACCCACGGCTCGGTCCAGGTGTCCGGCACCGCTCCGCTGCCCGGCAGGGCGGCCGGCATGGTGTTCCAGCAACCGCGGCTGTTCCCCTGGCGAACGGTGAAGGGCAATATCGACCTGGCCCTGCGCTACGCGGGAGTCGACCGGGACGAGTGGCCGCGGCGACGTGCGGATCTGCTGGCGCGCGTCGGGCTGGAAGGCACCGAGAAGCGACGTGTCTGGGAGATCTCCGGCGGCCAGCAGCAGCGCGTCGCCATCGCCCGCGCCCTGGCCGCCGATCACCCGCTCCTCCTGCTGGACGAGCCGTTCGCGGCGCTGGACGCGCTGACCCGTGAACGGCTCCAGGAGGACGTACGTCAAGTGACCGCCCAGGCCGGGCGGACCACCGTGTTCGTCACCCACTCGGCGGACGAGGCGGTGTTTCTCGGATCCCGCATCGTGGTGCTGACCAAGGGCCCCGGAACCGTGGCCCTCGACCTGCCGATCGCCCTGCCGCGCGGTGACATCGACGCCGAAGGGCTCCGCGACTCCGACGACTTCGCCGACCTGCGCGCGCGGGTGGCACACACCGTCAAGGCAGCGGCGGCCTGA